In Halorhabdus tiamatea SARL4B, a genomic segment contains:
- a CDS encoding sodium:calcium antiporter, whose amino-acid sequence MSRLRHPLTAVAAALALTLPWVVVELSRVAAGLDAVPIESGIALSTALTVLVTGLAVVGASFLLAWGAETAEKDVPRAFALAVLAVLAVAPEYAVDALYAWNAGAGAGTAAGAEAGNLAIANMTGANRILIGLGWSGIALFTVYRAYSVRDDNVEKRSGFLADVVTLDKALTTEITFLWLATLWAFLVPLGGGIDLIDTVVLVGLYVSYILIIIRSGIETEEEQIGVPGYLQSYRKPKRIATVLGLFVYSGIMILIAVEPFAHGLEELGLQYGVPSFFMIQWIAPLASESPELIVVVYLVNKARSSAGFNALISSKLNQWTLLIGTLAVVYSIAAGGVGVLEFDYKQSLEIWITAAQSFFALAILVNFNISLREAVALLVLFVSQVVAEFLVLNVLSLAHPEALSHQILLGYTAVYLLVGLAMFIRRRQAVREMLGMTAEVVQTALGRRSDFDIE is encoded by the coding sequence TGACGCTGCCGTGGGTCGTCGTCGAACTGTCACGGGTCGCCGCTGGACTCGACGCTGTCCCGATCGAGTCGGGGATCGCCCTCTCGACGGCCCTCACCGTCCTGGTGACCGGGCTGGCCGTCGTCGGCGCGTCGTTCCTGCTCGCGTGGGGAGCCGAGACGGCCGAGAAGGACGTCCCACGGGCGTTCGCACTCGCCGTCCTCGCAGTCTTGGCGGTGGCCCCGGAGTACGCCGTCGACGCACTGTACGCCTGGAACGCCGGCGCGGGAGCCGGAACGGCCGCAGGCGCGGAGGCCGGCAACCTCGCCATCGCGAACATGACCGGGGCCAACCGGATTCTCATCGGGTTGGGGTGGTCCGGGATCGCGCTGTTCACGGTCTATCGCGCCTACTCAGTCCGGGACGACAACGTCGAGAAGCGATCCGGCTTCCTCGCCGACGTCGTGACCCTGGACAAGGCGCTGACGACCGAGATCACGTTCCTCTGGCTGGCGACGCTGTGGGCGTTTCTCGTCCCGCTGGGCGGCGGCATCGACCTGATCGACACCGTCGTCCTCGTCGGCCTGTACGTGAGCTACATCCTGATCATCATTCGTTCGGGCATCGAAACGGAAGAAGAGCAGATCGGCGTCCCGGGCTACCTCCAGTCCTACCGCAAGCCAAAGCGGATCGCGACCGTGCTGGGGCTGTTCGTCTACTCGGGCATCATGATCCTGATCGCCGTCGAGCCCTTCGCCCACGGCCTCGAAGAACTCGGCCTCCAGTACGGCGTCCCGAGTTTCTTCATGATCCAGTGGATCGCCCCGCTGGCCAGCGAATCCCCCGAGCTGATCGTCGTGGTCTATCTGGTCAACAAAGCCCGGTCTTCGGCCGGGTTCAACGCCCTGATCTCCTCGAAGCTCAACCAGTGGACGCTGTTGATCGGAACCCTCGCGGTCGTCTACTCGATCGCGGCGGGCGGGGTCGGCGTCCTCGAGTTCGACTACAAGCAGAGCCTGGAGATCTGGATCACGGCCGCCCAATCGTTCTTCGCGTTGGCGATCCTGGTCAACTTCAACATCAGCCTCCGTGAGGCCGTGGCGTTGCTCGTGCTATTCGTCAGCCAGGTTGTCGCCGAGTTCCTGGTGTTGAACGTCCTCTCGCTGGCCCACCCTGAAGCACTCAGCCACCAGATCCTGCTCGGGTACACAGCCGTCTACCTCCTCGTCGGGCTGGCGATGTTCATCCGTCGCCGCCAGGCAGTCAGGGAGATGCTCGGCATGACCGCCGAGGTGGTCCAGACGGCGCTGGGTCGCCGGAGCGACTTCGACATCGAGTAA